The Hippoglossus hippoglossus isolate fHipHip1 chromosome 16, fHipHip1.pri, whole genome shotgun sequence genomic sequence tattaattatattatttattacatcatcatctcaaagtcaactttataTCCACAGGACCTGGATTGAAATGtcgtttctctctgatccccatTGTAAACATACAAGTAAACAGGATACataagtacacaacatattAAGTACACAACATATTAAGTACACAACATTAAGTACAcaacatattaagtactcaaTACAAGTACAAAGGTCCACGGTGGATAGGATGAGAGCAGTGCAAAGTTGAACACATTGTCCAGAGATCCGATTTGCGGACGACTCCATTATGTCACATTGAAAAGAATTAGTTCACGACTAAAAAGTTGTTTAAGATCAAGTGCTTCATCAGCCacttgtccccccccctccttacTCTGAGCTGTGTGTTGCTTGTACAGTCTGAGTCCAGTGAACGTGGCTCCTCAACAAACAGCCTGAAGAACAACTGAATAAAAGTGACTCCAGCTAGCAGCCGTGCAGACTGGTAGAACGGATCGGCTGCGTCTCCTGTCGGTGTCTGAACTTCCCTGTGGGAGATGCTTTGCTTGttacatgtgtttttaagaCCGCAGCAAACTCTcagcaggcgtgtgtgtgtgtgcacgcgtgcGTGCGTGGCCCACAGACAGTTACTGGTTTAACACCGTGGTGTGTTcttagtgtgtgtttgctcgATACAACGGAAATTATAGGTCCTCCCCATAGATTGACCCcgtgaacgctgccatcttgtgcacttggagccagagtctgcacagtacCAATCAGGTGATGGAGCAACGAGGTCCCACTGATGCATGTGCTCGAGCAATCTTAGAACTTGGaaaactttttagtttggtccatgtcccttcTATTAACGTGGAGGAGGTTGGATTTATGACCCTTTGCAGCCAATGATTGAGATGCTTTAGCTTTACTTTTTGGGACGCtatcatgtcatccatctttacagtctatggtccacCCTTGTGTCTCGTAGGAAATGGTTGCTGCTGCTATTTGAatctttcctctgtgtccttGCAGTGTTTCCAGTGTGGCGGGGGATCGGGGCCAGTACTGGCGTCGGAGGTGGGTGGAGCCAGGGCTGGGGACGCTGCCTGCGATGGGAGCCCGACAGTCCCGGACAAGGCGCCCGGGTCCGGGTGTTTGACTACCCCGTGTGGTTGGTGCTGTGCCGGGGGGGCCGAGCTAGGCTCCAGGAGGTCtgtcagagagggaggggggcgATCAGACTGCCCACAGACATGCTCAGCATCAAACTCCCGCAGCTCTTCAACATCCACCAGGTCCCGACGGTAAAGAAGGAACACAACTCAATACTATGAACCGATAAAACTAAATCCCCACAAAGTTTATTAAGTATCTAGAAGCCTTGGTCgcactttgtttttaattccGCTGTAAATGCAGAATGTCTGAAGGATGCACTATAATCACATTATAAATAGTTTGTGatattcacaacaacaagagtTCATAAGGTCATAAATAACAAAGGTAGAGTTCCTAATCACAAACTACCTCAAGGCACTTTGCATCATATGGTCGTACATGTTGTATTTGTAACTTCAGACTTTGGGAGCAGGACTGAATTCTCCCCTGGAGGATTAATAGTTGTTCCCCTTTCTGCTCCCGTCGGTCCTCAGGTGTTCAGAGAGGACAGCATCATCTCCGGGTACCGTCACCCCCGCAGCTCGGCCCTGGACTGTGTCCTCAGCAGCTTCCAGATGAACAACGAGACGATCAACATCTGGACCCACTTCCTCCCGACATGGTGCGTACGAAATCATCATTAACCTTCCATATTAACACCTTCACAGTCTTTTATTAGAGGTTTTGTTAAGTTAAAAGTTTTGCTGTTCTCAAAATAGTTTCACATCTCCTCCCTCATGCTTCTCTCTAAAGCTCGAGCCTGCACAGGGTGTCTTTTCTGATTGACTGGCTGTTATATGATTGACACATGGCCCGGCCAGTCATATTTAACAGATTGTAGCCTCAATATTCAACCGGCAAATGCAAATTTAAATCACTCGGTGCTGAAATGAGCCAAAAAAAGAGTAAATTTCAGAATGAAATGTTCCAGTATttcataattttatttaaattaagcCCCAGGCTGCTAATATTTCTGCGATTGATTGGCTTCAGTGCATCCAATGACTGAGAAGTGTTTCCTCAACATTTTTGCATATAGTATCACAGTATGAATATAACAGACCAGAAGAAACTAATAAACTGGTATTAAACACCACAACAAGCAGTGAAATGAACTCAGGTGTTTTCTTTCCCAAAAAACCCCAAAGGAAGTATCTGAGGATCTGTGTTTAGTATCTGTGATGTAATCCCTTAAACTCCTCTCAGCGTGGGAGGAAAAGAAATCAACTGCTGGATAAAACGTATTTCTGAGATTTTCAGATAGATGGGAAAAAGTCGAGGGCAGGATCCTCCGAAAATGAGATAAGCCGGAATGAAAATAAACACGAGACCAAGTCCAGGATGTGAGAAAAGTCCAAGCACAACAGCCGGGAGGGGACGGGGGGACGGTCGCTGTCATGGAGACGACGCTCCGAGCCCGACGCATTATTACCaaggaaaaagacaaagctgtgtttgtgtggcaggTATTTCCTGTGGCGTTTCTGCGTCCTCTGCTCCACTCTGAACTTCCTGACCGACAGCTACACCTGGCCCCTGCTGGTGTACATGGTGCTCATCTGCATTTACCCCTTCACCTCCAGCTGCGCCCACACCTTCAGCACCATGTCCCCGGAGTCCCGCCACATCTGCTACTTCTTCGACTACGGAGCACTCAGCCTCTACAGCCTCGGTAAGACCTGAGACAGGGATGTTGGTTCTCTGCACAGCTGCAGGGAACGGGATGCATCCTGAACCCTGAGAGGTGAATGAGAGCTGCTTGTGCTGTTCAGtggcccttgagcaaggcagaGCACCACACTCACTAAAATTTAAGTTATTttcaacaggaaaaataaattaaaagaaatgataCAACCAAATGAATTGAACTTTAAGAAGACAAACGTGTATCAAGTGTTAACATAAATTAACATGTTTTCTGAATTGTTTTCatactgatatgtctgtgaaatgCTCATATCAGTAGATCTTATCATCCAAACGATAAATCCTCAGGCTCTACTTTGTGTCATCGGCCATCTGAGGAATCTAAAATTGGAACCAGAAGTAAAATCACCTCTGAAATGCAGAATAAACAGGTTTAAATAAGATGAAATCTTGTTTATCATGAGGCTGTTTGTAGAAATCCTCGTTTCCAAGGACACTGACctgtcatgttttttgtttgcgtgacaaatgacacaaacagtattgttgtgtgtatttgactTCTGTCCCTGCTGTGGTTGTCAGCTGGATGTCTGATTTCCATATTTTCTTGAGAAATGATTTGTTTCGCGGCTTATCAGCGCCCCAGTAAATGTTTGCTTGGCCTCACAACCATTTCTCCTGTGAGTAATATTTCCCTGTCAGAGACTCCataaagagaataaacaaaaaacacacattttacaggAACTCAGAGCTTGTTGCACAAGTGCTCCTTGGAAAAACTTGTTTTTCCGggcagcagctgctgttgcCGCCCGTCCACTTTTAAGTGCATGCAGATTTATTTCATTAGCACTGACcttttttatcttaaaacacacaatgcatCGCTGTATTAATTCACAGTTGCATTTCAGGTTATGGTACATTTGTCATGATGTGAATGTTTATGATCCCCACACACAGACCATCACCCGAGGGCCTCTTCAAAACAACGTGGCTCCAGCCAAGATTGGtcttgtttaaaatgttttaaagtgtttgtttagattagagctgctgcagagtaggagaaaataaaattattacAAACACTTCAAGGCTGAGGGAAttaaacacacagtgcagcagctcctctagAGAAGAAGATAACAtgtatagttttttatttatttatttactttctggTTGTTCCAGTACAGTTTTCACCTGAGCAGTTTATCTGACACAACGTTTATTAAACAATTTTATTTCAAGTCTAAAAACGTTAAAAGCCACAATGTGTAAAATTTTGACCTTTCCTACTTTAGCGACCCCTAGTGGTTGAATCAGAAACAACACTGCTAGTAGAATTAAATAATCTGCAGGTTGTGGCCTTAAATTAACTCAAATTAttcagtttaaataaagttatttacaCTTTCCTTTTAAATGACTCTtgaaatttaaatacaaatcttAAGAGATTCACCTggtttcatacattttttaactatttgttttttgcacctttaaaaaaacaatggttaCAAAAGATATGTACACACAACACTCTTACTTATATAAAAAACCCATTTATACCTACATGTACTAATGTGTAAATCTACACGAAAATAAGGAAACCTGTACCGGAGATGAAGGGAAATACAAAAACCTATGTTAAACTTCAAGTCAAGATGGATAGATCCAATTTAACACTTTcatattgttgtgtgtttgttttttaaggttGTGCCATAAGCTACGGATACTACGTGATGCCTGACTGTTGGGTGAACAGCTTCCTCCATCAACACTTTGTCCCCATTGCCATTGGAAACACGTTGTTCTGTACGAGTCTGTCCTGCTATTCCAGGTAATACGGTGATTTCTGTGGAAGTATTCTGTGGCTTCAGGAACTGTTCACCCCTTTTAGGTTTTGCACACTGTATTGTGTCgtggatttaatttaattttagatAAAATTGTCCTTTTTTACCTATAAATCTACACCATATTTACCAGAGCACGTTTTCAAGGTCATTAAACATGAACCACCTTGTATGGGGAGGCTCTCGGGTTGAAAGTACTGAAAGTAGATGTCAGGACGAAGGGTTTTGTTGTTGAGGACAGAAACCGTCAGGATAATACAAAGGTTTTCAAGCTTCCCTCAGACTTGGGTTCTTGCCAGGATGGAAAGAGTCAGTGAAAGAGCATTTACACCAACATGTGACACTTTAACCCTGCGCTGAATCCCAGACTAACTAAATACCTCCAGTCTCATAAAGACCCACTGACCCACATTCAGAGGCTGGAGAACGTCACTGACTTGAACTGAAGTTTAATTTGGATCTGCGTTAATCCGACTCTTGATAAGAGATCATTTGTTCTGTTGTTGAGTGTCTTTACTtctgtgcagctcagtgttcGCTCCGTGTCCGACGCTGGAGTCAAGCGCTCCTGAGTTTGCATAACAACAGCGGTTACATAACAACTGCAGCCTGACACAGGAAAACTAACGTGTGAGGTCTGAGAAGTTGAGGCCGACCAGACTGGAGTGTTTGCATAAATGAATAACCTCAAACAGAAGTTCGTTTCTGGAATTTCTTGTTACTCATCTGCCTAAACAAACTCCACAGAGCGATCAGCGTGTTTCAGAAGAGTTTCCAAAATCATCAGCACCTTTTTATGTCTTCGGTTTGAATTCTGCTGATATTCAggttctttgttttaatttgggttGTTACTTGAACATGTTTACaggctctaatgttcagaaacactttcctcagactgtccctgcctgcagctcctctcctctcttcaacACTTTGTTTCACTCTCACAAACTGTCGGCCTCCGCTCTGGCttcgtcgggggggggggggggtcagactATGAAATGTGGAGctttgtgatgtcatgtgacgcCTGAACGAGGTGTTCgaggagcttcagtgttttctgtggaggagaaaagctTCATTCACCAAAGACTCtggactttttaactttgcaaaaAACCTAATTAACACACAAGGAGGAATGAGAaactaaaaaataataatatttgtatatacaAGGTTACAATGTGCTTGACGAATACATGgcaataaaaaactaattaataaaaaaaaggttagTGGATGTTGGGGACATGTTCAAATTTAaggagccaaatcataacatattaagGTCAAGACCTcttatttctccttttaatgtgtttctgtcATTACTTAAATCAcgtaggttatgttttcgtcagtgtttgtttgtttgatagttttcaggattaagcaaaaactactgagcgtgttacaatgaaacttggtggaaagatgctgTAATGCTCAGgaatcatttttctctttctgtgacaTTGTGAGATTTGCCGCTTTTTTGACAATTCCTCAAATATCCCAGGGAATCATTATATGTTAATAATTTTAATTCTTGGAGTTTGTATATGTATTGATTAGAAGAAGTTGATGATTATTtgcctctttctgtctgtgcaggTTCCTGGAGCTTCAGTTCCCCCAGAGGAGTAAAGCTCTGAGAACAGGAGCGTTCGTCGTCCCGTTTCTATTTGACACTGTCCCTTTGTTTTACAGGGTGAGCGTCACTACTGGttattcaaattatttaatAGATGCACGTTTGAAACCTGAATTTCCACTTTGAACTTCTGTATTTTGTAAAACGTTTTATTGTTTCATGTGTTTGCATTACAACAAAAGTTCAGAGCCATGTTTTTTACTGATTTCATTTCCCCAATCACACGTAAATGTGCCACTTCAACTAGTTAATTCTTAGTTTGTGCACAAGTCACTTGTTGGTTCTCAAGGTTAGAAATGTTGTAACCTGATTGGCTTGTGAACGGCTGTATGATAACTCTGTTGATCTGAATACATCTAAAATCTCTTTGTGTAGATTCTCCTGTGCTGCGGGGGAAGCTGCAGCTCGAGCGGCGCCTTGTCCAGTCACTGTTACCACCTCCTCTTCGCCTTCCtcacctgcttcctgtttaccgCCCACCTCCCGGAGAGGTTGGCGCCGGGACGCTTCGACTACATCGGTAAGTTCCTTAAGAAAATGAGGCAAAATGACAGTGAACGCATCGACCTCATCACCGAGTCTGTGAGGAAATAAGAACCAGGATTCTTCCCCCAGGAGCTGCAGTGCAATTGTTGACCACAAGTGTACCTGCATGagtttaaatatgaaaaagaataacgtcagttctgtttgtttttctcctcctcacggGGCTGTAACTTTTATATTTGCCGTCTTTTTGTTCTTGAGCGTTTCCCTGCTGACTCTGGACAATCGACACAAAACAGCAGCCGTGCATCAAACAAGCCCTTTTATTTCTATATCACGTAAACTTAAACAAACTGTTTCTACCTGTGTCTTTTGATTGTTGcctcaattatttattttggtgAAGTTTCACACAAGTTCTCATTGTCTACAAATGTCTGGCCGAGGTTCACTCGCTTTTAAagtcagaggaggagctgcagcaacaaagAACTTAATGTTTAGAAAATGTAGAATCTcttaaaaaaatctttgttttaCTGAAAGTTTTGAaacaggcgtgtgtgtgtgtgtgtgtgtgtgtgtgtgtgtgtgtgtgtgtgtgtgtgtgtgtgtgtgtgtgtgtgtgtgtgtgtgtgtgtgtgtgtgtgtgtgtgtgtgtgtgtgtgaggtgaaatattaatatataataatatatatattgtgtcgTCGTCCTTCCCACAGGCCACAGCCACCAGCTCTTCCACGTCTGTGCGGTGGTGGGGACCCACTTCCAGATGGAGGGCGTGTTGGCGGACATGGCGCAGCGGAAGGCGTGGCTGGCGGCCCACGGAGACACGCCCTCCTTCCTGGGGACCATCGGCGTGCTGGTCGTCAGCCTCGTCCTCAACCTCGGCATCATCGGCATATTCAGCGCGCCGCTGCTGTGGAATCCGTGCCGCGGCGCCAACCCGCCGCACACGTCCAAGCACGACTGCAAGGGGCACTGAGGGTGCGTTTGATTTGTGTGTCAGAGATGATATTAACAGTTCACTGTAGTGCTTCTCTAACACCAATAGTTTTATCGTTCTGAGATAAAGTTTTTTGATACGTCGGGTGCTGAAGCGTTTTTTTTCTAACAACTGAAGTATTTGTTCACGTGTTTACTGAGAAGCTGACGACCCAGTCACATTTACTGAAGCCTTATTTTCTCCTGTCTCACCAAGTTGGTGTGTGAGAGGATGAAAACGTCTGAAAACGTCTGTTTACAGCTCGACCGATAGATCAGTGGCAGATATATCATCTGATAagtagattttaaaaaatgaccaCTGGTCCTAAGATGCCTTGGAAACGGAGGAAATGTAATtgatattttaaactttattataaataactataaattgaaaaaaaaacacaaatactgcaaatatatagaattcaaaaataaatcacgATTTAAATTATAAACCTTTAATTTTATAAAATGAGTTTTCATACTGTTTCGTCTGTACCGGCTCATATCGGCCGAGCCCTGAATCGGTCGGGCTCTAATCTGTGTATTTTTCCACGTGCATTTGAAACGAGGCTCTGGGTTGAAGGAAGCtgtcgtcacacacacacacacacacacacacacacacacacacacacacacaagtgcctTATTGTAGCTGTAGACCACTACAAGTCTAAATCTCCAACTGGAAACGTTTTAGAGTCGCAGTTTGCAGGGATTTTCTATTGATGACATGATCCCCGGGGTCCGAACTCTCCTCGACTTCACGAAAAGGATCTATTGAGATTCCTCCTTGTATCCGGACTTCCTGGTTAGTGCCGCTGGTTGTTGTTCCGTGCATGAAGCAGCTCCACATAATGCAATGCAGATTGGATTGCCGGCTCTTATACATCCACCTATTGATTCCACTCCTGCGCCGACTGGAATTGATTCGCAGGCCACCGCGGCTCTCGTTCTGATTGCCCGGCCTAATTATGAACCCCACAATCTGCCTCAACAgggggaggggaaaaaagagaaaagttccAGTGCGGCGATGATTAAAAGACAGGTACCGTTTTTATAACTTGTTTCCATGGCAGCGTTCTAGTGGCCTCATGCCCCCTGAGGGTCTCCAACAATTTGCTCCGACGCcgtctctctcttgttctttccGTAACGTATAATAAGATCCATCCTGAACATCCATCGCGTGTAATTACacctttaaaaagaaacaatttgACTTTAGAAGATTTTCCATATGTCTGTGGGTTTAAGAGACATTTTGAGGAGAAAAGGACGTTCCTGTAGTTTCGGAGACATATTACTGTGATGTTGcagtaaacagaaacacacttgaTATCCTGTGTTCCCTCATTGTTTCCGTGGAGACGGCTGTTTACATTTAccactgaaataataatgatcGTGTGTTTGTACAACTTTGTGGTTATTTATTGCTTATTTTAGGTGCAGAAATGGGATTGAAGaggattttgttttctcttttttttgagGGTGGGTGTAGATGATAAATATAAGTGTTAATAAATTACTGATTCACACTGAAACAAAGTCCATCTTAACAAGTTATTTTTGACCATTGTTGAACCTTGAAAcgagaggaaaatgtttttaaatgcgTTTTCCAGCACTGATCAATGTTTTGGAGATTAGATTCATCGATTCATGATTTAATTGATTGCAACTATttttgggttttgtttttttcaggcaGTTTTCAGGCAAAACTATTCTTCAGCCTGCTGGATCAAactgtctctttctttattttgttttttatagatGAAGCAGTTTaatgataacattttaaaatcaaaatccaCAAATTTCAATTTATTGCCAATCTCAGATAATACattcttttaacttttattttattttaagaaaaacaagacacaatCAATGGACAAAAATGACTTGATAAGATGCATATTTGAGATAATTCATTATAGATATCGTCCTAGCAGCCGAAGCACTGTACGAGTCCCACGTTACTAAacatctctgctgcagcactcacacacacgtcgCTCGTGTTACTTGACAAACCGCTGGGAAGGCTCGTATGtatacaacatgtttttaaaatgccaCAAAATTTACACGCAATTccaccaacacaacacaacacaacacgtctaacacacactcacacagggtTTATCCGTGATGGTAGAGAGTTTAGTGAGAGAGGGAAACGTATGTGATATTATGGGATTGAGGTGAGTTTCAGGTCCACGTCGGACGCTGATgtagaaatgtcagaaatatgtagaatcatacacacacactcacactcacagacacacacactttttgcgTTAGGGCATTGTTTAAGATATTGTGGAGGTTAGTGTGCACAGTATGAAAGTTGTGTTCtttatgtcagtgtgttttgCCCACAGTGTGGTTTGCACTGacccttgtgttgtttctcCACTGCTGCCGAGCGCCGACCGATTTTTATTCTCTCCCCGGTCCTCGTCTTACAGCGTTCGTCCGTCTCACCCTGTTGATTCTTGGAACCGCATCATTTCTGGCCTCTGATGCGGTTCCACCCACACTCCTTTTATTATtgagctgctttttatttttcaatatgaTTTGTCATCTCACTCACTCTCATGGGCTCAGTATCCACCGTGGTATCGCCTCTACgatacagttttatttattctgacCATAATGTTGATTATAAATCCAGATCACTGTTACTCTGAAGGTTTTTCTGTCCTGTAAACTTTGTTCTTTTACTCCTCAGCGAACAAGGTAATGCAGGTTGTAATTATCCAGGGGTATTGAAGGATGTTTGATAACGTGAAGTGCAGAATGAAGACGAGTGCAGGATGGACCAATACAAAAACTGGGTTTGAAAAAGTTACTGGTGCCTCTACAAAACTTTTATgagactttttcttttgataAAATGCTCCGTTTGTTCCTCATCCAGGAGAAATGACGTGAAACTGCtcttaaaatgtgtaaatacgTACTTGTTCTTTGCTGTGTATAATTTTGTAATTTACTACTTTGTTGTACTAGACCTGTGTAATAAATTAAGCCTTTTATAAATGTGATCATTGTCAATGGAATCATTTCAAGGTATTTGGTGTAATTGTACCATTGATGTCTTAgggttataatataattttagtAGATATATGTTAATAACAAATACTTTCCTAAtctaaaaccccaaaatattcttttattatcatgTCATCATCATTCTTTTGTCATCatatatgacaaagaaaagcatcacACCCTTGTGTTTAAGAAGCAAGAACCAgttcatgtaaaataaaaacaaggaatcaatcaaacaaatatttgaatttgaaaatggTTGCCACTAATCCTTGCAGCTCTTCTGATAAACACATGCATATTACATGAATATATGTATCCTGCATTAAAGCCTATTAtctaaaaccaaaacactgactTTGAATAATGTTGACTGTGAAAATTGggtaataatatatatttgtta encodes the following:
- the paqr6 gene encoding membrane progestin receptor delta isoform X1, yielding MSMQGSVLAVGKCLACLEFMLFPVWRGIGASTGVGGGWSQGWGRCLRWEPDSPGQGARVRVFDYPVWLVLCRGGRARLQEVCQRGRGAIRLPTDMLSIKLPQLFNIHQVPTVFREDSIISGYRHPRSSALDCVLSSFQMNNETINIWTHFLPTWYFLWRFCVLCSTLNFLTDSYTWPLLVYMVLICIYPFTSSCAHTFSTMSPESRHICYFFDYGALSLYSLGCAISYGYYVMPDCWVNSFLHQHFVPIAIGNTLFCTSLSCYSRFLELQFPQRSKALRTGAFVVPFLFDTVPLFYRILLCCGGSCSSSGALSSHCYHLLFAFLTCFLFTAHLPERLAPGRFDYIGHSHQLFHVCAVVGTHFQMEGVLADMAQRKAWLAAHGDTPSFLGTIGVLVVSLVLNLGIIGIFSAPLLWNPCRGANPPHTSKHDCKGH
- the paqr6 gene encoding membrane progestin receptor delta isoform X2, with translation MPEGRVFPVWRGIGASTGVGGGWSQGWGRCLRWEPDSPGQGARVRVFDYPVWLVLCRGGRARLQEVCQRGRGAIRLPTDMLSIKLPQLFNIHQVPTVFREDSIISGYRHPRSSALDCVLSSFQMNNETINIWTHFLPTWYFLWRFCVLCSTLNFLTDSYTWPLLVYMVLICIYPFTSSCAHTFSTMSPESRHICYFFDYGALSLYSLGCAISYGYYVMPDCWVNSFLHQHFVPIAIGNTLFCTSLSCYSRFLELQFPQRSKALRTGAFVVPFLFDTVPLFYRILLCCGGSCSSSGALSSHCYHLLFAFLTCFLFTAHLPERLAPGRFDYIGHSHQLFHVCAVVGTHFQMEGVLADMAQRKAWLAAHGDTPSFLGTIGVLVVSLVLNLGIIGIFSAPLLWNPCRGANPPHTSKHDCKGH